One genomic segment of Chitinibacter sp. FCG-7 includes these proteins:
- a CDS encoding imelysin family protein — translation MKKIAMALLLGVAVYSTGVFAADVDQQQVVKQYSVLVSASYQDSLSSARDMQGKINAFLAAPTPETLKAAQAAWLEAREWYGQTEAFRFYGGPIDSETGPEGFINAWPLDEAYIDGVKGKPKAGIINGKSAITEAKLRSLNERGGEENIATGWHAIEFLLWGQDLSRDSAGQRPFTDYTTAPNAKRRGEYLKLVTQMLVDDLASVEKEWQPNQQNFRAQFEQGGNDSIKKIFTSLGTLSRGELAGERIEVALDTQNQEDEHSCFSDNTHRDIVSNAKGIQNVWEGRFVRRSGEVVAGASLKQLVAQKNAAVADAVSSDMATSVKNAEAIVAPFDREIIGKKDAPGRKRVQAVVDALKNQTKNLVEAAKALGIKRLNTSV, via the coding sequence ATATTCAACAGGGGTATTTGCCGCTGATGTAGATCAGCAGCAGGTTGTAAAGCAATACTCTGTGCTGGTATCTGCAAGCTACCAGGATAGCCTGAGCAGTGCGCGCGATATGCAGGGCAAAATCAACGCCTTTCTGGCTGCGCCAACACCGGAGACGCTAAAAGCGGCACAAGCAGCGTGGCTGGAAGCGCGTGAATGGTATGGTCAGACCGAAGCATTCCGTTTTTACGGCGGGCCGATTGATTCGGAAACCGGGCCTGAAGGCTTTATCAACGCCTGGCCGCTGGATGAAGCCTATATCGACGGTGTGAAAGGCAAACCCAAAGCCGGCATTATCAATGGCAAGTCCGCGATTACCGAGGCCAAATTGCGCAGCCTGAACGAGCGCGGTGGCGAGGAAAACATCGCCACCGGCTGGCATGCCATCGAGTTTTTGCTCTGGGGCCAGGATTTAAGCCGCGATAGCGCCGGCCAGCGCCCATTTACCGATTACACCACCGCACCGAACGCCAAACGCCGTGGCGAATACCTGAAATTAGTTACGCAAATGCTGGTGGATGACTTGGCTAGCGTAGAAAAAGAATGGCAGCCCAATCAGCAGAATTTCCGCGCCCAGTTTGAGCAGGGTGGCAATGACAGCATCAAGAAAATCTTCACCAGCCTGGGCACGCTCAGCCGTGGCGAGCTAGCAGGTGAGCGCATAGAAGTGGCGCTGGATACGCAAAATCAGGAAGACGAGCATTCGTGCTTCTCGGATAACACGCACCGCGATATTGTCAGCAATGCCAAAGGCATCCAGAACGTGTGGGAAGGCCGCTTTGTGCGTCGCAGCGGCGAAGTGGTGGCCGGAGCCAGCCTCAAGCAGCTGGTCGCGCAGAAAAATGCGGCAGTTGCCGATGCAGTTAGCAGTGATATGGCAACGAGCGTCAAAAACGCCGAAGCGATTGTGGCCCCGTTTGACCGCGAAATCATCGGCAAAAAAGACGCACCAGGCCGAAAACGCGTACAAGCCGTGGTCGACGCGCTGAAAAACCAGACCAAAAATCTGGTTGAAGCCGCCAAAGCACTGGGGATCAAACGCTTGAATACCAGCGTTTAA